One genomic segment of Sanyastnella coralliicola includes these proteins:
- a CDS encoding bifunctional phosphoglucose/phosphomannose isomerase encodes MRQLIADFPQQLDLAWKNADLTTFQTEGKEISNLVISGLGGSGIGGKIISQLIQDSAKVPVIINNDYTLPAFVDTKTLVVISSYSGNTEETVSAMNLALDKGAQVSCITSGGQVHDMAKQHGLNAIVVPGGQPPRSQFGYSAISLIRTLVAYEIIDASVFASAERLGGFLRDSQEQIINRASKLADFIQGHIPIIYSETKNEGVAIRWRQQINENSKLLCWHHVYPEMNHNELVGWESGDDRFCVLMLRSADDHPRSVHRMNITAEIIRSKGAKVEDIQAEGSTRLEQIFDLIHLGDWLSLIVAENNDVDPVIITNIDFLKNELSKIN; translated from the coding sequence ATGCGTCAACTTATCGCAGATTTTCCGCAGCAGCTCGACCTCGCATGGAAGAACGCTGACCTCACCACTTTCCAAACGGAAGGTAAAGAAATCTCGAACCTGGTTATCTCTGGTTTGGGCGGCTCTGGTATTGGTGGAAAGATCATCTCTCAGCTTATTCAAGATAGCGCGAAGGTGCCTGTGATCATCAACAATGACTACACCCTTCCGGCGTTCGTTGACACGAAAACCTTGGTGGTGATTTCTAGTTATTCTGGAAATACTGAGGAAACGGTAAGTGCCATGAATCTGGCGCTTGACAAAGGGGCTCAAGTGTCGTGTATCACGAGCGGCGGTCAAGTTCATGACATGGCCAAGCAGCACGGTTTGAATGCGATTGTGGTGCCTGGTGGTCAGCCTCCTCGCTCGCAATTTGGTTACTCGGCAATTTCGCTGATCCGCACCTTGGTAGCGTATGAGATTATTGATGCTTCTGTTTTCGCTAGCGCGGAACGCCTTGGCGGCTTCCTTCGAGACAGTCAAGAGCAGATCATCAATCGCGCATCGAAACTCGCAGATTTCATTCAAGGACACATTCCGATCATCTACTCTGAAACGAAGAATGAAGGGGTGGCTATTCGCTGGCGTCAGCAGATCAACGAGAATTCAAAACTTTTGTGCTGGCACCATGTTTATCCTGAAATGAACCACAACGAATTGGTGGGATGGGAAAGCGGTGATGACCGCTTCTGCGTGCTCATGTTGCGTTCAGCTGATGATCACCCTCGTAGTGTGCACCGCATGAATATTACGGCAGAGATCATTCGCTCCAAAGGTGCGAAAGTGGAAGACATTCAAGCAGAAGGAAGCACACGCCTAGAGCAGATTTTCGACCTCATCCACCTCGGAGATTGGTTGTCGCTAATCGTGGCCGAGAACAACGACGTAGATCCTGTGATCATCACGAACATCGACTTCCTCAAAAACGAATTGAGCAAGATCAATTGA
- a CDS encoding PKD domain-containing protein gives MFRRLTILVLAVVACLEVSAQVSFSVNEAEGCSPLPVIISVDTPDPNTVSTFNWVITYPDNSTVTSSSSQYIDILSEPGTYDVTLTIDGVETTTIQDFITVHAPPVADLAVDDTAGCAPHCVQYTDATLVTDGAIVEWSWDFGNGITSNEQNPAYCYDAAGTFSPVLSVEDEFGCFSSISVDGMISVSDDYPVAEFTPSTFSDCNPPVSIDFTNTSSGNGLNCEWDFDDGFTQTTVDVTDISHSFDNVGSYDVCLTVEDAIGCVVTACETIEIVQAPTPSFDISENLLCAGGTVIFTDTSNPAPSGWSWDFDGDGIEDSTDSIATFIFDQPGIFNPVLTAVYSDNCVGSTDGSVSIEVLNPINIDFTADDAASCVAPHEVNITNNSTGQNLIGYEWLIDGVSVSTDNDLNYTFDMFGSYDVGLVVNTSSCSDTLIVVDYIVVEPPTISFENPDVICTGEPVILTNIEIESVEAVIETLWDFDNDGVPDASGDAPVYAYAEPGEYTIEVFLTTVSGCTSTIAAEETILVQPNVVSEFTADNPISCAGEPITFCTDMVENTAYSWNFGDNTGWQTASFPDSCIVHDYADTGYFDVTLSVYNLACNALLLLEDYIYIPPPIAEFSFTQDCADLNTVTFLDESIEADSLIWDFGDGSPLVYNDTNPTHTYPGPGTYVVELVVFNDDTGCYDDRTQAVITTTDPINLSATNAAGCAPLVPNFATTDYTIYQNFFVDFGNGVTMEATLNENNIWDVYTTTPDGVDYANYSFTVNFFPDVEYNTGGLYDVTITGTDVSGCSYTTVYDDMVNVFNDLIFADFNTTIVEGCDSVLISFEPTGNFLDTYTWEFTDGTTSNDLNPVHQFFAPWDTTFGATFTATDDFGCGSVVTHVVDLVPPPIPDFTITVDPSCIGDTITLTNSSVGDIIGYSWDFGNPGDPNNTSTEENPQHVYLQNGSYDVCLTAENSQGCQQTQCQANVVNIVSPVADFTFTSDNNNCLFGVQFENTTTGVVQTSQWDFGDNQVGSGNSPFHTYPIGVFDVELVVSNQYGCYDTTMVEDIFNLSNVIGPYEVTLDPVSCAPFQVSFDAYNTNDQSFTYFWEFGDGFGDPDNNTSTSHTYLDPGTYCPSLVMEDANGCPFLIECEQEIVVEEFTFDVSAIDPICFGDSTMIEFTGADSYTIDQPELFTPIGGDEYWLTAPVSTEIIVTGFFEDCQYENTVDLVINQLPLVELAMVEEICYNEPSFPLDGGLPVGNTGVYTVNGMESTEFDPSMPDNASYEVIYTYTDDNQCVNTDTADVFIHPLPVVTLDTPDPMCEAEVAVGVSGGAPAGGTYYVDGVEITEFDPAVYPGIGDYEVEYIYTDANGCVEDDFADLTINAQPQASFDPPSICWLESINVQSTSTIEEGTIDEFIWDIEQNGQITGTSAPDITVDGPGVIDISLTVVSDQGCSTSYTDSLIVYATPVADVNLTDICADESIVLDNQSSTDAQEIIVWDWTVNGEPHSNQQDPVGYDPASWGNYEIELYVETDAGCSDVFTQDVFVNPLPVINVQFDNACEGSEVTFTNTSSIPATTIDYYAWNNGLGDPIIADQSLMQTYDNAGDYVITLEMGSSAGCVVDTTMTLTIHPNPVAAFGSSGIQACANASVELEDLSTISGGDIINWEWLVNGETFANGQEAVFATDEPGEYDISLVVISDQGCVNGITEPGLLEIWPAPTADFSYTPDEPDTSTPFIIVTDQSEGVTEWNYTTSDGGFYTSPDFEHTFPGAGEYDLTLVTTNWFGCTDSLTVTITVDPTLIVYVPNAFTPDSDGINEIFQPVISGSAIDEYKFFIFDRWGDVVFETEDPSAGWIGNRQGGEYFVPDGVYPWRIEIASRESGEREIYTGHVTLLR, from the coding sequence ATGTTTAGAAGACTAACTATACTGGTGTTGGCGGTGGTGGCGTGCTTAGAAGTTTCTGCGCAAGTCTCCTTTTCCGTAAATGAGGCCGAAGGGTGTTCACCCTTACCGGTGATCATTTCTGTGGACACCCCTGATCCTAATACAGTTAGCACCTTCAACTGGGTGATTACCTACCCTGACAACAGCACAGTTACTTCCTCTTCTTCTCAATACATTGACATTCTTTCGGAACCAGGCACATATGATGTGACCCTAACCATCGATGGTGTTGAGACCACAACCATTCAAGACTTTATCACTGTTCATGCGCCTCCTGTAGCGGATCTCGCTGTAGATGACACTGCCGGGTGTGCGCCTCATTGTGTTCAGTATACAGATGCCACATTGGTGACCGATGGGGCTATTGTTGAATGGTCTTGGGATTTCGGAAACGGTATCACTTCGAACGAACAGAACCCAGCCTACTGCTATGACGCAGCGGGTACTTTCTCTCCTGTACTTTCAGTAGAGGATGAGTTCGGTTGTTTCAGCTCGATCTCCGTGGACGGAATGATCTCAGTAAGTGATGACTACCCGGTAGCGGAGTTCACCCCATCAACTTTCAGCGACTGTAACCCTCCAGTATCTATTGATTTTACGAATACTTCGTCTGGCAATGGATTGAATTGCGAATGGGACTTTGACGATGGCTTCACACAAACTACTGTTGATGTTACAGACATCTCGCATAGCTTTGACAACGTAGGTTCATACGACGTTTGTCTGACTGTAGAAGATGCCATCGGATGTGTAGTAACGGCTTGTGAAACCATTGAAATCGTTCAAGCCCCAACGCCTTCGTTCGATATCTCAGAAAACCTCTTGTGTGCAGGCGGTACCGTGATCTTCACCGATACAAGTAACCCAGCACCTTCAGGATGGTCATGGGATTTTGACGGAGATGGCATTGAAGATTCCACGGACTCTATTGCAACCTTCATCTTTGACCAACCAGGCATATTCAATCCGGTGCTTACCGCGGTCTACTCTGATAACTGTGTTGGTTCTACTGACGGTTCTGTAAGCATTGAAGTGCTCAACCCAATCAATATTGATTTCACTGCAGATGACGCCGCATCTTGTGTTGCGCCACACGAAGTGAACATCACCAACAACAGTACCGGTCAAAACCTCATCGGCTACGAATGGTTGATCGATGGTGTTTCGGTATCAACTGACAACGACTTGAACTATACTTTCGACATGTTCGGAAGCTATGACGTTGGATTGGTTGTGAATACGTCGAGTTGTTCTGACACCTTGATCGTTGTTGACTACATCGTGGTAGAGCCACCAACCATCTCGTTCGAGAATCCAGATGTGATTTGTACGGGTGAACCAGTGATCCTGACCAACATCGAAATTGAAAGTGTTGAGGCCGTTATTGAAACCCTTTGGGACTTTGACAACGACGGTGTGCCTGATGCTTCCGGAGATGCTCCAGTTTACGCATACGCAGAGCCCGGTGAATACACGATTGAAGTATTCCTCACAACAGTGAGCGGTTGTACAAGCACGATCGCAGCAGAGGAAACCATTCTCGTTCAGCCAAACGTAGTTTCTGAATTTACGGCAGACAACCCTATTTCATGTGCCGGGGAGCCCATCACCTTCTGTACCGATATGGTGGAGAATACGGCTTACTCATGGAACTTCGGTGACAACACCGGATGGCAAACGGCAAGCTTCCCTGACTCATGTATCGTTCACGACTACGCTGACACGGGATACTTTGATGTGACCTTGAGTGTTTACAACCTCGCTTGTAACGCCTTGCTCCTTCTCGAAGACTACATCTATATTCCTCCTCCGATCGCTGAATTCAGCTTCACGCAGGATTGTGCGGATCTTAACACGGTGACATTCTTGGATGAATCCATTGAGGCAGACTCGCTGATTTGGGACTTCGGTGACGGATCTCCATTGGTGTACAACGATACCAACCCTACGCACACTTACCCTGGGCCAGGAACCTACGTTGTAGAACTCGTAGTGTTCAACGATGATACCGGCTGTTACGATGATCGCACACAAGCGGTAATCACCACAACAGACCCTATCAACCTGAGTGCGACCAACGCCGCCGGATGTGCTCCGCTGGTGCCGAATTTCGCTACCACGGATTACACCATCTACCAGAACTTCTTTGTCGATTTCGGGAACGGAGTGACCATGGAAGCCACCCTCAATGAAAATAATATCTGGGATGTATACACCACCACTCCAGACGGTGTTGATTATGCGAACTACTCGTTCACGGTGAACTTCTTCCCTGATGTAGAATACAACACCGGTGGATTGTACGACGTCACCATCACAGGTACTGATGTCAGTGGATGTAGCTACACGACCGTATACGACGATATGGTCAACGTATTCAATGACCTGATCTTTGCTGATTTCAACACCACTATCGTGGAAGGGTGTGACAGTGTACTGATCAGCTTCGAGCCAACAGGAAACTTCCTCGACACTTATACTTGGGAATTCACTGATGGAACGACCTCGAATGATTTGAACCCAGTGCACCAGTTCTTTGCCCCTTGGGATACAACCTTCGGCGCGACGTTCACGGCAACGGATGACTTCGGGTGTGGATCAGTAGTAACGCACGTGGTTGACCTTGTTCCACCACCAATTCCTGACTTCACCATCACCGTTGACCCTTCATGTATTGGAGATACGATCACTTTGACCAATAGCTCTGTTGGAGATATCATTGGTTACTCATGGGACTTCGGTAACCCTGGTGACCCGAACAATACGAGTACAGAAGAAAACCCACAGCACGTATACCTTCAGAATGGTTCTTACGACGTGTGTTTGACTGCTGAGAACTCCCAAGGGTGTCAACAAACGCAGTGTCAAGCAAACGTGGTGAACATTGTTTCTCCGGTAGCTGACTTCACCTTTACAAGCGACAACAACAACTGTCTCTTCGGAGTGCAGTTTGAAAATACAACCACTGGCGTAGTGCAAACGAGCCAATGGGACTTCGGTGACAACCAGGTTGGTTCTGGAAACTCACCATTCCATACTTACCCGATCGGGGTGTTCGATGTGGAGTTAGTGGTATCAAACCAATACGGCTGTTACGACACCACCATGGTTGAGGATATCTTCAACCTATCGAATGTGATTGGTCCATACGAAGTGACGCTTGACCCTGTGAGCTGTGCTCCGTTCCAAGTGTCTTTCGACGCCTACAACACGAACGATCAGAGCTTTACTTACTTCTGGGAATTCGGTGACGGGTTTGGTGATCCGGATAACAACACATCAACAAGCCACACTTACCTAGACCCTGGTACTTACTGTCCGTCATTGGTCATGGAAGATGCGAATGGTTGTCCATTCCTCATCGAATGTGAGCAAGAGATCGTGGTAGAAGAATTCACCTTCGATGTATCAGCGATCGACCCTATCTGTTTCGGCGATAGCACCATGATTGAATTCACAGGCGCTGATAGCTACACGATTGATCAGCCAGAACTCTTCACTCCGATTGGTGGCGATGAGTATTGGTTAACTGCTCCAGTAAGCACTGAAATCATTGTCACCGGTTTCTTCGAAGATTGTCAATACGAGAACACGGTAGACCTTGTGATCAACCAGCTTCCTCTGGTAGAGTTAGCCATGGTTGAAGAGATCTGCTACAACGAACCGTCGTTCCCTCTTGATGGCGGACTTCCAGTAGGTAATACTGGGGTATACACCGTCAACGGAATGGAATCAACAGAGTTTGATCCTTCGATGCCAGACAACGCATCGTATGAAGTGATCTACACTTACACTGATGACAACCAGTGTGTGAACACAGATACGGCTGATGTATTCATCCACCCACTTCCAGTGGTGACACTTGACACTCCAGACCCAATGTGTGAGGCAGAAGTTGCAGTTGGTGTTTCTGGTGGTGCACCAGCGGGTGGTACGTACTACGTCGATGGCGTTGAGATTACCGAATTTGACCCGGCCGTTTATCCTGGAATTGGAGATTACGAAGTAGAATACATCTACACAGACGCCAACGGATGTGTGGAAGATGATTTCGCAGATCTCACCATCAACGCACAGCCTCAAGCGTCGTTTGACCCGCCTTCAATATGTTGGTTGGAGAGCATCAACGTACAAAGCACCTCTACGATCGAAGAGGGTACGATTGATGAATTCATCTGGGATATTGAACAGAACGGTCAAATCACAGGAACGAGCGCGCCAGACATTACCGTTGACGGCCCTGGTGTGATTGATATCAGCCTGACTGTAGTGTCTGATCAAGGTTGTTCTACCTCTTACACAGACTCATTGATTGTGTATGCAACCCCTGTTGCTGACGTCAACCTGACTGATATTTGTGCTGATGAGAGCATCGTGCTTGACAACCAATCTTCTACAGATGCTCAAGAGATCATTGTGTGGGATTGGACAGTGAATGGTGAGCCGCACAGCAATCAGCAAGACCCTGTGGGATACGACCCGGCATCTTGGGGTAACTATGAAATTGAACTCTACGTTGAAACCGACGCGGGATGTAGTGATGTATTTACACAAGATGTATTCGTCAATCCACTTCCAGTAATCAACGTGCAGTTTGACAATGCTTGTGAAGGCTCCGAAGTGACATTCACAAACACATCTTCTATTCCAGCAACGACCATCGATTATTACGCTTGGAACAATGGGCTGGGTGATCCAATCATTGCGGACCAAAGCCTCATGCAGACCTATGATAACGCAGGTGACTATGTCATCACACTTGAAATGGGAAGCTCTGCTGGTTGTGTTGTAGACACTACCATGACCTTGACCATTCACCCGAATCCAGTAGCTGCCTTCGGAAGCAGTGGTATCCAAGCCTGTGCGAACGCAAGTGTTGAGTTGGAAGACTTGAGTACCATCAGCGGAGGAGACATCATCAACTGGGAATGGTTAGTGAATGGTGAGACATTCGCGAATGGACAAGAAGCGGTATTCGCTACAGATGAGCCTGGTGAGTATGACATTTCACTTGTCGTGATCTCAGACCAAGGATGTGTGAACGGCATTACTGAACCAGGACTACTTGAGATCTGGCCAGCTCCAACTGCTGACTTCAGCTATACTCCAGATGAACCAGACACAAGCACGCCATTCATCATTGTTACTGATCAAAGTGAGGGCGTAACTGAGTGGAACTACACCACAAGTGACGGTGGGTTCTACACAAGTCCTGATTTCGAACACACCTTCCCTGGTGCTGGTGAATACGACTTGACTTTGGTGACAACCAATTGGTTCGGATGTACAGATTCTCTCACCGTGACCATCACGGTTGATCCAACCCTAATTGTTTACGTACCGAACGCATTCACTCCTGATAGTGACGGAATTAACGAGATCTTCCAGCCAGTGATTTCTGGTAGTGCCATTGATGAATACAAGTTCTTCATCTTCGACCGATGGGGAGATGTGGTATTCGAAACCGAAGACCCTTCAGCAGGGTGGATCGGAAACCGTCAAGGCGGTGAATACTTCGTTCCAGACGGAGTGTACCCTTGGCGTATTGAGATTGCGTCACGTGAAAGCGGAGAGCGCGAGATCTACACAGGGCACGTGACCCTCCTACGTTAA
- the lysS gene encoding lysine--tRNA ligase, with the protein MQILTEQERIRRQSLVELRNLGIEPYPAAEFKTSTTTAELKDKFKEGEEVTIAGRLMTRRIMGKASFGEIMDSKGRFQCYFNRDVLCEGEDKDLYNKVFKKLLDIGDFIGVTGTTFMTQTGEQSIEVKELTVLSKSLKPLPIVKTDEDGNVHDAFNDPELRYRMRYVDLVVNEDVRDTFITRTKVIQSMRSFFNDHNYLEVDTPVLQPIPGGAAARPFITHHNALDIPLYLRIANELYLKRLIVGGFDGVYEFSRNFRNEGMDRTHNPEFTVMEIYVAYKDYNWMMDFTERMLEKVCRDVHEGTVVDFGGKQIDFKAPFQRVTMTDSIKEHTGIDITGKSEEELRAACKEIGIEVDESMGKGKLIDEIFSEKCEHHYIQPTFITDYPTEMSPLCKRHRDNPDLTERFELMVNGNELANAYSELNDPIDQRERFEEQVRLMERGDDEAMFIDQDFLRALEYGMPPTSGMGIGVDRLIMLLTGNESIQEVLLFPQMKPEVFGKQGPELTENEQLVFDILSKAKSMDLNALKEQTGLSNKQWDKSMKGLSKQGLTKVTKTDEGLTVSVVE; encoded by the coding sequence ATGCAAATCCTCACTGAACAGGAGCGTATCAGACGACAGTCGTTGGTCGAACTTCGTAATCTTGGAATCGAACCGTATCCCGCGGCTGAATTCAAGACGAGCACTACAACTGCTGAACTCAAGGATAAGTTTAAGGAAGGAGAAGAAGTGACCATCGCTGGTCGTTTGATGACTCGCCGTATCATGGGTAAGGCATCGTTTGGAGAGATCATGGATAGCAAAGGACGCTTCCAGTGTTACTTCAATCGTGATGTGCTGTGCGAAGGGGAAGACAAAGACCTGTACAACAAGGTCTTCAAAAAGCTCTTGGATATTGGTGACTTCATTGGTGTTACCGGAACAACCTTCATGACTCAAACAGGTGAACAGTCGATTGAGGTGAAGGAGTTAACGGTGTTGAGTAAATCGCTCAAGCCGCTTCCTATCGTGAAGACAGATGAGGACGGGAATGTGCATGATGCCTTCAACGACCCTGAGCTTCGTTACCGCATGCGTTACGTTGACTTGGTGGTGAACGAAGATGTTCGCGACACATTCATCACGCGCACTAAAGTGATCCAGTCGATGCGTTCGTTCTTCAACGATCACAACTACTTGGAAGTGGACACGCCTGTTCTTCAACCAATTCCTGGTGGAGCTGCTGCTCGTCCGTTCATCACCCACCACAATGCGTTGGACATTCCATTGTACCTGCGTATTGCGAATGAGTTGTACCTCAAGCGATTGATCGTAGGTGGATTTGACGGGGTGTATGAGTTCTCACGCAACTTCAGAAATGAAGGGATGGACCGTACGCACAACCCAGAATTCACGGTGATGGAGATCTATGTTGCCTACAAGGATTACAACTGGATGATGGATTTCACCGAGCGTATGCTCGAGAAGGTTTGTCGTGATGTGCACGAAGGTACCGTGGTTGATTTCGGTGGTAAGCAGATTGATTTCAAGGCGCCGTTCCAACGTGTGACCATGACTGATTCTATCAAAGAGCACACAGGGATCGACATTACAGGAAAGAGCGAAGAAGAACTTCGAGCGGCATGTAAGGAAATCGGTATCGAAGTCGATGAATCGATGGGTAAAGGAAAGCTGATTGATGAGATCTTCAGTGAGAAGTGTGAGCACCACTACATTCAACCAACTTTCATTACAGACTACCCAACGGAAATGTCTCCGCTATGTAAGCGTCACCGCGACAACCCAGACCTCACAGAGCGTTTTGAGTTGATGGTCAACGGAAACGAGCTAGCGAATGCATACAGCGAGTTGAACGATCCGATCGATCAGCGCGAGCGCTTCGAAGAGCAAGTGCGTTTGATGGAGCGAGGTGATGACGAGGCGATGTTCATTGATCAAGACTTCCTCCGTGCTCTTGAATACGGAATGCCTCCGACTTCAGGAATGGGAATTGGTGTAGACCGATTGATCATGCTGTTGACGGGTAACGAGAGTATTCAAGAAGTGCTTCTCTTCCCTCAAATGAAGCCAGAAGTATTCGGCAAGCAAGGACCAGAACTCACAGAAAACGAGCAACTCGTATTCGACATCCTATCGAAGGCAAAGTCGATGGATCTCAATGCACTAAAAGAGCAAACAGGGCTTTCAAACAAACAGTGGGATAAGTCGATGAAAGGACTTAGCAAGCAGGGGCTGACCAAGGTGACCAAGACGGATGAGGGGTTGACTGTTTCTGTTGTGGAGTAG
- a CDS encoding helix-turn-helix domain-containing protein, with product MEYCAKQLNYSPNYLSDLLKKETGKTALEHIHFFLIEKAKANLLNSNESISGIAYSLGFEFPQHFSNLFKSKVGMSPKEYRGSQN from the coding sequence GTGGAATACTGCGCAAAACAGCTCAATTATTCTCCCAACTACTTGAGTGATCTCCTGAAAAAGGAAACTGGAAAAACCGCATTGGAGCATATTCATTTCTTCTTAATTGAGAAGGCCAAAGCCAACCTGCTCAACTCAAATGAAAGCATCAGCGGCATCGCTTATTCACTAGGGTTTGAGTTCCCACAGCATTTCAGCAACCTCTTTAAATCAAAGGTGGGAATGAGTCCGAAAGAGTATCGGGGTTCACAAAACTAA
- a CDS encoding DUF6090 family protein: protein MFKFFRKIRRDLIAEGKIKKYFKYAIGEIVLVVAGILIAFQLNNLKNESDRNDSELQFYRELRADLLKNKAEIEEQLVWDWGEVRIPLADSLDSYLSKDSVDVALINYIIGNQAMAYRTFNNANSSYNYMANEGYNFIRNESIRINTTTLYETNFRNIDFNLKLYEEIVNDDLKPLLFKYGLLNAAHQYELIDVDGLRNDLDFRNHLNNYRHHLSRNFAVFSGALAKVEELIREIDDVLEEQGVEIPSDADQLDPLIMESVIGKYAYGEGDYLFVFEDDNRLFYHESFPFLKRQQLFQVEGQKFEMDSFTFDFKSNDEGRVIEVVLASKNDDREFILNKVGLDH, encoded by the coding sequence ATGTTCAAGTTCTTCCGAAAAATTAGGCGAGACTTAATCGCTGAAGGTAAAATCAAGAAATACTTCAAATATGCGATTGGCGAAATTGTATTGGTGGTGGCCGGAATCCTAATTGCGTTCCAGTTGAATAACCTGAAGAATGAATCGGATCGAAACGACTCAGAACTGCAGTTTTACCGCGAGCTTAGAGCTGACCTTCTTAAAAACAAAGCTGAAATCGAAGAGCAATTGGTTTGGGATTGGGGTGAGGTCCGAATTCCTCTTGCCGACAGTCTCGACAGTTATTTGAGCAAAGATTCAGTTGATGTGGCCCTGATCAATTACATCATAGGAAATCAGGCAATGGCATACCGTACCTTCAACAACGCCAATAGCTCGTACAATTACATGGCTAATGAGGGCTACAACTTCATCAGAAATGAGTCGATTAGAATCAATACGACCACCCTTTACGAGACCAACTTTCGCAATATCGACTTCAATTTGAAGCTATATGAGGAGATTGTGAATGATGACCTCAAGCCACTATTGTTCAAGTATGGATTGTTAAATGCTGCGCATCAGTACGAATTGATTGATGTTGATGGACTTCGCAATGATCTAGATTTTCGAAATCACTTGAATAACTATCGGCACCACCTTAGCAGAAACTTCGCTGTGTTCAGCGGGGCGTTGGCTAAAGTGGAAGAGCTCATTCGTGAGATAGATGACGTTCTTGAAGAACAAGGCGTGGAAATACCCTCTGATGCGGATCAACTGGATCCGTTGATAATGGAATCGGTAATCGGTAAATATGCCTACGGCGAAGGTGATTATTTATTTGTCTTTGAAGACGATAATAGGCTCTTTTATCACGAGAGCTTCCCTTTTTTGAAGCGGCAACAGTTATTTCAGGTAGAAGGACAGAAGTTTGAAATGGACTCCTTTACGTTTGATTTCAAATCGAATGATGAAGGGAGAGTAATTGAAGTCGTCTTAGCCAGCAAGAACGACGACCGTGAGTTCATTTTGAACAAAGTAGGTCTTGATCATTAG